A window from Zingiber officinale cultivar Zhangliang chromosome 7A, Zo_v1.1, whole genome shotgun sequence encodes these proteins:
- the LOC121999751 gene encoding putative UPF0481 protein At3g02645 → MTKEDDSPAEAAAAASARKHLDELRWVIHVKNILQTMNEELYSRDAPSIFTVPKALSSARPDSYLPQLIAVGPYHHWDPLLYQMEHYKLAIAKRNQTQLLLQGTSFHHFVDYCANKEHAIRSFYHRHVDLDRETLAWMMAIDAAFLLEFLCSLSDPRCGLAIGIKLACKSIARDTVMLENQIPLFLLRKLLRFHTHLADDNLSSLLLGFVKSISPFKATQSLAALSRPKAYAHLLQLLYRVIVPRQKETADCNSIGGSAVTIPTAEAECEIDVAESVHERAKPGPEYSGIFDTIWATASGLHVVNLLIVKPFEMLLKIPWPIFSALFKGLTSSYAPVPADTTISADEIEIPSVEELAKAGVKFSCTEGDLSTIRFDAKTATFYMPTIVMDSNTEAVVCNLVAYETTAETGPLVFARYTELMNGIIDTKEDVRLLREAGVVERRRMKSDEEVARVWNGMERSARAARAGEMDRVIAEVNAYYGSLWGVRARRFVRTYVSRSWQVLTFAAAVLLLLVTSLDAFCSVFLCASFWSN, encoded by the coding sequence ATGACGAAAGAGGACGACTCCCCTGCAgaagccgccgccgccgcttcgGCCAGGAAACACTTGGACGAACTCCGGTGGGTCATACACGTCAAGAACATCCTTCAGACCATGAACGAGGAGCTCTACTCGCGAGATGCTCCTTCCATCTTCACCGTGCCCAAGGCCTTGTCATCCGCCCGCCCTGACTCTTACCTGCCGCAGCTCATCGCCGTCGGCCCCTACCACCACTGGGACCCACTGCTCTACCAGATGGAGCACTACAAGCTCGCCATCGCCAAGCGCAACCAAACGCAGCTCCTCCTCCAGGGAACCTCCTTCCACCACTTCGTCGACTACTGCGCCAACAAGGAGCACGCCATCCGTTCCTTCTACCATCGCCACGTCGACCTCGATCGCGAGACCTTGGCGTGGATGATGGCCATCGACGCCGCCTTCCTGCTCGAGTTCCTGTGCAGCCTCTCGGATCCCAGGTGCGGCTTGGCCATCGGCATTAAGCTCGCCTGCAAGTCCATCGCCCGCGACACCGTCATGCTCGAGAACCAGATCCCGTTGTTCCTCCTACGCAAGCTCCTGCGGTTTCATACCCATCTCGCCGATGACAAtctctcctccctcctcctcggATTCGTCAAGTCCATCTCCCCCTTCAAGGCCACGCAAAGCCTCGCCGCCCTCTCCAGACCCAAAGCCTACGCGCACCTCCTCCAGCTTCTCTACCGCGTCATCGTACCTCGACAAAAAGAGACCGCCGACTGCAATTCTATCGGCGGCTCCGCCGTCACCATCCCGACAGCCGAGGCCGAGTGCGAAATCGATGTCGCCGAATCGGTGCACGAGCGAGCAAAGCCAGGACCGGAGTACAGCGGCATCTTCGACACGATTTGGGCCACCGCGTCCGGGCTTCACGTTGTGAATCTGCTGATCGTAAAGCCCTTCGAGATGCTGCTCAAGATCCCCTGGCCAATCTTTTCGGCCCTGTTCAAGGGATTGACTAGCTCGTATGCCCCGGTGCCGGCCGATACGACTATCTCGGCCGATGAGATCGAGATCCCGTCGGTGGAGGAGCTAGCGAAGGCCGGCGTCAAGTTCTCGTGCACGGAGGGCGACCTGAGCACTATCCGCTTCGACGCGAAGACGGCCACGTTCTACATGCCGACGATCGTGATGGACTCGAATACAGAGGCGGTGGTGTGCAATCTGGTGGCATACGAGACGACGGCGGAGACGGGACCGCTGGTGTTCGCGCGGTACACGGAGCTGATGAACGGGATCATCGACACGAAGGAGGACGTGCGGCTGCTGCGGGAGGCGGGAGTGGTGGAGCGGCGGCGGATGAAGAGCGACGAGGAGGTGGCGCGGGTGTGGAACGGGATGGAGCGGTCGGCGAGGGCGGCGAGGGCAGGGGAGATGGACAGGGTGATCGCGGAGGTGAACGCCTACTATGGCAGCCTGTGGGGAGTGCGTGCCAGGCGGTTCGTGAGGACGTACGTGTCCCGGTCGTGGCAGGTGCTGACGTTTGCGGCTGCAGTTTTGCTGCTCTTGGTGACTTCCCTGGACGCCTTCTGCTCCGTTTTTCTCTGTGCTTCCTTCTGGTCAAACTGA